GATCGCCGGCGCGCGCCGGTGGCCCTGACCAACCCGGCGGTGGCGCGGCCCTTTGAGGGCCTGGTGCATATGTACAGCACACCGCGCTATGACGGCATCGACCCGACGCGGTTGATGGCCCTATTTTTGCCCTTCTTCTTTGGCATGATGCTGGGCGATATCGGCTACGGCGCGGTGTTGCTGGGCGGTATGCTCCTGCTGCGGCGGCGCTTCAAGCCGGGTATGCTGCGCAATCTGACAACCATCCTGGCCTACGGGGCGGGGTGGTCGATCCTGTTTGGCCTGCTGTTCGGCGAACTGTTCGGCCCGCTGGGCGAGGAACTGGGCCTGCATCCGCTGCTCTTTGACCGGGCCAGCCCGGCGCACCTGATCGATCTGCTGGCGATGACGCTGGCGGTGGGCGTGGTGCACATCCTGCTGGGGTTGCTGTTGGGCCTGTGGGAAGGCGTCCGGGGGCGGGATCGGCATCACCTGCTGGAGCGGGGGGGTCGGTTGCTGGGGCTGGTGGCGCTGTTGATCCTGGTTGGAGTGCTTGTGGACCTGTTGCCGGAGGGCTTCATGACTCCGGCGTTGGCCCTGCTGCTGGTCGGGACGGTATTGCTGTCGGCGTCGCTGGGCAAGATCGGGATCGTAATCGGCCCGATCGAGATGATCGGGCTGCTAGGCAATGTGCTGTCTTACCTGCGTATTGCGGCGATTGGGTTGTCGTCGGTGTACCTGGCCCGTGTGGCCGGGGAGATCGCCGGGGCAGTCGGCAGCATCGTCGTCGGGATCATCATCGCGATTCTGTTGCATGTGCTTAACCTGGTGCTGGGAGCCTTCAGCCCTACCATTCAGAGCCTGCGTTTGCATTACGTGGAATTCTTCCGCAACTTCTATGAAGGTGGGGGGCGGGCTTATGAGCCTTTCCGCTACCGGCTGGCGATTCATGAGTAGCGGCGACGGATAAGGGGGAAACAGCATGGAGAATGGGCTGACCGCGATCGGGGCCGGGCTGGCCATCGGTCTGGCGGCGCTGGGGACGGGCATTGCCCAGTCGCGCATTGGCGCGGCGGGGGCTGGCGCCGTCGCCGAGAAGCCGGAACTGGCCGGCGTGATCATTCTGCTGGTGGCCATCCCGGAGACGATGGTCATCCTCGGTTTTGCCACAGCGGCCATGATCCTGCTGCTGGGCGGCTGATATGAGCCTGGATGCCATTCTGGGGGCCATTGCCGGGGCGGGGCAGGCCAGGGTTCGGGCGGTAGAGCAGCGGGCACAGGCGGAGACGGAACAATTGCTGGCCGCCGCCCGGGAGGAAGCCGCCCGCCTGTTTGAGGAAGCGCGCCGGTCAGCGGCGGAGGCCGCTACGGGCGAACAGGCGCGTTTGTTGCACCGGGCCAGGCTGGAAGCCAGCCGCATCATTGGCGAGGCGGAGCAGGCGATTGTGGCGCAGGCGCTGGAGGAGGCGCGCAGCCGGCTGGCGCAGGCGCGCGAGGAGCCGGATTACCCCGATCTCCTGCGGGCGCTGGTCGATGAGGCGCTGGCCGCCCTGCACGGGTCATTGTTGCCGGGCGAGCAGGCCACCCTGCAGGCCGATCCGCGCGACCGCAACCTGCTGGAGCAGATCATCCGCGAGGGCGGCTATGACGTGACGCTGGCCTGGGTGCTGGAAGGCTGGGGAGGGGTGCGGGCGGTCAGCCCGGAGGAGCGTGTGGTCGTGGACAATACGCTGGAAGCCCGACTGCTCCGGGCCACGCCCTGGTTGCAGCGCGCGCTGCCCGCGCTTCTGGAAGCGGAGCCTGCCCCTGATGGAGAGCAACCCGCCTCCGCCTGAGGGCGGGGTGGGCCGCTACAGGGAAACATGGCCGGTTACGAGTACGCCAACGCACGATTGCATGCCATGAAGGGCCGCCTGTTGCGGCGGGACGATTACCGGGCGCTGGCTGAAACGCCTGGCCTTGAGCGACTGCTGGCGGCGCTTTCCCATACGCCTTACCGCGAAGCAATTGAATCCACGCTGATCCGGGTCAGCCTGTTGGAAGCTCTTAACCACGCTCTCAGCGCGGATCTGTGCGCAACCGTCGGGCAGGTGCGGCGCTTTTTTGACCCGCCGCAGGGCCGGGCGCTGGCGCTGGCATTGCAACACTACGACATTCACAACCTCAAAGCGTTGCTGCGCGGCCTGCAGAATCGGGCGCCGCTGGCGGAAATTCGGGCGGCACAGTTGCCTATCGGTGATCTGTCGGAGGCGGTGTTGGCCGAGCTGGCCAGGGCTGCTGATGTGCGCAGCGCGATCGATCTGCTGGCCAGCCTGCGGTTGCCACAGGCTTCGCCTCTGCTGGCGGTGCGTGCCGTGCATCCCGGGGCGCAACTGCCGGAGCTGGAACTGGCCCTGGATCGCTGGTACTTTGCGCAGGCGCTGGCGGCGGCGCGGGAAGGTCCGGCGGAAACGGCGCTCCTGCGCGACGCGCTGGCGCTGGAGGCCGACCTGGTCAACCTGCTGACCGTGATCCGGCTGGCGGCCTTCCCAGCGGAGCGATCGCTCTATCTGCAGCGTTACCGGGTCGGTAGCCCACGCGAGTTGTTGGTCAGCCCGGGACGGTTGCCTCTGACGGTGCTGGACGAAGCGGCAGCCCAGACGTCGCTGGTTGCTGCCGCGCAGGTGCTGGCCGGTACGCCTTATGGTGAACCGCTGGCCGCCGGGCTGGAAGCCTTCCGGCGTTCGGGGCGGCTGAGCGATGTGGAGCGTCACCTGCGCCGTTACCGGTTACGCTGGCGGGCCGGCCTGGTCGCCCGCGATCCGCTGGGGATCGGCGTGGCCCTGGGTTACCTGGCGCTCAAGGTCAACGAGGTGGAAAACCTGCGCCGGGTGATCTACGGGGTCAGTGCTGGCCTCGCACCGGGGGCGATCCTTGATGATCTGGAGTTTGCGGCATGAGCAGCCTGCGGGTGGTTGTCCGATCCGATCTGGCTGTCGGGTTTGCCCTGGCCGGGGTGGAAACGCATGGCGTTGAGGACGTAGAAGCCGCCGAGGAACTGATCGCCGGCTGGCTTGACGCGGGCGAAACCGGCCTGCTGGCCATTGAGGAGAGCCTGCTGGCCCACCTGGATCGGGCGCTGCTCAAGCGTCTGGATGCTTCCGGGACTCTGCTCTACCTGGCGATCCCCGGCGGCGAGGCGGCGGAAGACGGGATCACGCGCAGCGCCCGGATCGCCCGGATGATCCGGCGCACGATCGGGGTGCGGATCGCTTTCGGCGGGGAAGAGGCGGAGGAGACGGGTGACTGAGGACACAGGAGGAAAGGCCGGGCGGATCGTCCGCATTGCCGGGCCGGTTGTGGGCGTCACCGGTCTGGAGGCCGTGCGGCTGTTTGACGTGGTGCATGTGGGCGAGCTGGGGCTGGTCGGCGAAGTGATCCGGCTGGCCCACGACCTGGCAGTCGTCCAGGTTTATGAGGAAACGGCCGGACTGCGGGTTGGCGAACCGGTGGTCAATACCGGCCTGCCGCTGGTGGCACAGCTGGGACCGGGGCTGCTCGGGCAGATTTACGATGGTCTGCAGCGCCCGCTGACCGCCCTGCAGACGCTGAGCGGCAACTTCATCGACCGGGGCGTCAGCCCCTTCCCGCTGCCACAGGGGACGCGCTGGCCGTTCACGCCGCGCGTCTGTACCGGAGAGGTGGTCAGCGGCGGGGACATCCTCGGCACCGTGCCGGAGACGCCGGCCATTACCCATGCGGTGCTGGTCCCGCCCGGTGTGCGCGGCAGGGTGGCCCATATCAGTGCAGGTGACCTGACGATCGACGAGATCGTGGCTGTGATCGAAACCGATCCAGAGGCCGATGGCCGGACGCACGAAGTGCGGCTGCGGCAGGCCTGGCCAGTGCGGCAGCCGCGCCCCGTCCGGGAGCGATTACCCGCCCGGCAGCCGCTGGTGACCGGCACACGGGTGATCGACGCCTTTTTCCCGGTAGCCAGGGGTGGAACGGCGATTGTCCCCGGCGGTTTTGGCACCGGCAAAACCGTGCTGGAGCAGGCGCTGGCCCGCCGGGCTGACGTAGACGTGGTGATTTATGTCGGTTGTGGGGAGCGCGGCAACGAGATCGCCGATGTGCTGGAGGAATTCCCGGCGCTGGAAGACCCCCACACCGGCCTACCGCTGATGAACCGCACCATCCTGATTGCCAATACTTCCAATATGCCCGTTACGGCACGGGAGGCCAGCATCTACACCGGCATCACCCTGGGTGAATACTACCGCGACATGGGTTACGACGTGCTGTTGCTGGCTGATTCGACCTCACGCTGGGGCGAGGCGCTGCGGGAGATTTCCGGGCGGCTGGAGGAAATCCCTGGCGAGGAGGGCTACCCGGCTTACCTGGCTGCCCGGCTCTCTGAATTCTATGAACGTTCCGGCCGGGTGATCTGCCTGGGGAGCGACGGTGCGGAAGCAGGGCCGGAGGGCGAGGCATCAGGCCAGCGCACCGGCTCACTGACGCTGATCGGCGCGGTCTCGCCGCCCGGCGGCGACTTTTCCGAACCGATCACCCAGAGTTCGATGACGGTCGTTGGCGCGCTGTGGGCGTTGGATTACAGCCTGTCGCGGCGGCGGCACTTCCCGGCGGTGAGCTGGACGCAGAGCTATACCCTGTACGATTTGCGGCGCTGGTACGCTGCGAACGTGGCCGAAGACTGGGGCGACCTGGTGCAAGAGGCGATGGCCCTGCTGCAGCGGGCGGACGAACTGCAGGAGATCGTCCAGATCGTCGGGCCGGAGGCGCTCTCCGAGATGGAGCATTTGCTGCTGCTGGCCGCCCGGATGATCCAGGAAGACTTCCTGCAGCAGTCGTCATTTGAGGCCAGCGACCGCTACAGCCCGCTGGAAAAGACATACTGGATGCTGCGCGTGCTGCTGGCCTACTACCATCACTGCCGGGCAGCGCTGGAAGAAGGCGCGGCGCTGGAACAGTTGCGCAGCCTGCCGGAAGTCGCCCAGATCGCGCGGGTCAGGGAAGTGCCGCCGGATCAGGTGATCCCGCTGCTTAAGGGGCTTGACGAGCGTCTGCGCGGCAGTGCTGCCGGGGGGAGCCTGGGCGTATGAAAGCTGATCTAGCGCGGCCATCGCTGGTCACCAAAGAGTACCGCACAGTTTCACAGATTCGCGGGCCACTGGTTTTTATTGAACGCACCTCGGAAATTGCCTACCACGAGATGGTCGAGATCATCGATCCGGAGGGGCGGGTCCGGCTGGGGCGCGTGCTGGAAGTCAACGGCAATCATGGCATCGTCCAGGTGTTTGTGGGGACAACCGGGCTGGACCTGCGGGCGACGCGCGTCCGCTTTCGCGGCGATGTGGCCCGCCTGGATGTCTCCCTGACGATGCTGGGGCGGGTGCTGGATGGCACCGGCCAGCCGATTGACGGCGGTCCGCTGATTGTGCCAGAGGCGTCGCTGGACATCAACGGTGCACCGATCAACCCCACGGTGCGCACCCACCCCAGCGAGTTTATCCAGACCGGCATCTCGTCCATTGACGGCCTGAATACCCTGACGCGCGGGCAAAAGTTGCCCATTTTCTCCGGCGCTGGGCTGCCCGCCAACGAGCTGGCCGCCCAGATCGCGGCGCAGGCGCGGGTGCTGGGGCGCCAGGGGCAGGAGGCGGAGCCATTCGCCGTGGTCTTTGCCGCGATCGGTGTCACCCACCGCGAGGTCAGTTTCTTTGTGGATCAGTTCCAGGCCAGCGGGGCGACCGAGCGCACAGTGCTGTTTGTCAACCGCGCCGACGATCCTTCGGTGTTGCGGCTGATGACCGCCCGCGCTGCGCTCACCGCGGCGGAGTACCTGGCTTTTAAGCACGGGCTGCATGTCCTGGTGATCATGACCGACATGACCAACTACTGTGAAGCCCTGCGTGAGGTGGCGGCTGCCCGCGAGGAAGTGCCGGGCCGACGCGGTTACCCCGGCTATATGTATTCTGACCTGGCCAGCCTATACGAGCGCGCCGGACGCATCCGGGGTAACCGCGGTTCGGTGACTCAGCTCGTCATCCTGACCATGCCCGATGACGATATCACCCATCCCATCCCCGACCTGACCGGCTACATCACCGAGGGGCAGATCGTGCTCAGCCGCGACCTGCATCGCCAGGGCATCTACCCACCGGTTGACATTCTGCCTTCGCTCTCCCGCCAGATGAAAGCCGGAATCGGCGAGGGCAAAACACGGGCCGATCATCGCTTTCTGGCCGACCAGCTGTATGCACTGTATGCATGGGGCCGTGATCTGCGCCGCCTGGTAGCGATCATCGGGGAGGCGGCGCTTTCCGCCGAGGAACGGCTTATCCTGGATTTCGCTGACCGGCTGGAGCAGCGCTTCATCGGCCAGGGTAAGACCAACCGCAGCATCGATGAAACGCTCGACCTGGCCTGGACGCTGCTCGATCCATTGCCGCCGGAAATGCTCAAGCGCATCCCCGACGCGCTGATCCGTCAGCGGCGGGATGGGGCGGGGGAGAACACATGAAAAGCATTTCCAGCACGCGGATGGCGCTGCTGACGCGTAAGGAGCAGATCAAGCTGGCCGAACAGGGGCGCGAACTGCTGGAACAAAAGCGTGCGGCCCTGATGGAGGAATTGCTCCGCGTAGCGGATACGGTGTTCAAAGAAACTGAGACGCTGCAACAGGTTGCGGCGACGGCCCAGAGCGCCCTGGCGCGGGCCAACGCAACGGCGGGTGTGGAGGCGGTGCGATCGGCGGCACTGGCCAGCCAGGGCGAACTGCCGCTGCAGATCGGCAGCGCCAATGTCATGGGCGTCAAAGTGCCTGTCATTGAACAGGCGCGGGCGATCCGCTCAACGCTGGATCGGGGCTATTCCGTGATCGGCTCCTCGCTGACGATTGATGAAGCAGCGGCGGCGTTTGAGGCAGAAGTAGAGCTGATCATTCATCTGGCGCAGAGTGAGTTGCGCCTGCGCCGCCTGGTGGCCGAGATTGAGCGCACGGCGCGGCGGGTCAACGCCCTCAAAAACATCCTGATCCCGCAACTGGAAGCCGAAGCTGCCTATATCCAGATGACGCTCAACGAGCGCGAGCGGGCTGATCACTTCCGGCTCAAGCTGGCCAAGCGTGCCCTGGAACGCAAGCGGGCCGCGGAACTATCGTGAGGTGGAAACGGTAGCAGCGCTACGCGGCAGCGGTTCAGGCTCGGCGACGGAAGTAGAGTACCAGCCCAACAACGACCAGAATCGGGAAAATCCCGAAGCTGATCGCATAGGCCAGGAGCATGGTGATCCGGGCCGCAGTGACCAGAGCATCTAGCACAGCTCTGTCGCGCTGTTCGGCGGGGGAGGGTGCCAGCTCGAATGGTGAAACTGATCCAGCCACCGCCCGTAGGAGTGGGCCTGCCCCGGCGATCAACGTTACTGGCCGGCCTGTCGGGTTTGTCAGAGCCAGCGTCTGGCTGGCGCCAACCGTCCAGATCTGCCCGGTAGTCTCATCGCTGGCCCGCACTTCCCCCCGGCTCACGTACAGGCGTGGCTCCGCGTTGCTGAGACTCTCCACGGCAAAGTCGGCATCGGTGCTTTCCAGCAGATAACGCCCGGCCTGTACACGCAGCGGCGTGTCCTCGCCAGCCGCGCCAACACTCCACAAAACGCCACGTTCCAGCGCGATCACGCCTTCGAGATGTGCGATGATGGTCGCCGCCGGACGGTAGAGGCGCGCACCGCCCTGGCGGATGATCTCGGTATCGGAACGCAGGGACAGGGCAATCTCACCGTAATCGCGCTCTGTGCTGGAAAGCTGAACGCCATAACATCCGGCGGCGGCAATCCGCATTGCCAGGGGGCCTTCCGGCGCAACGCCGGGCAGGGCAAAGCGA
The Anaerolineae bacterium genome window above contains:
- a CDS encoding ATPase is translated as MENGLTAIGAGLAIGLAALGTGIAQSRIGAAGAGAVAEKPELAGVIILLVAIPETMVILGFATAAMILLLGG
- a CDS encoding V-type ATPase subunit, with protein sequence MAGYEYANARLHAMKGRLLRRDDYRALAETPGLERLLAALSHTPYREAIESTLIRVSLLEALNHALSADLCATVGQVRRFFDPPQGRALALALQHYDIHNLKALLRGLQNRAPLAEIRAAQLPIGDLSEAVLAELARAADVRSAIDLLASLRLPQASPLLAVRAVHPGAQLPELELALDRWYFAQALAAAREGPAETALLRDALALEADLVNLLTVIRLAAFPAERSLYLQRYRVGSPRELLVSPGRLPLTVLDEAAAQTSLVAAAQVLAGTPYGEPLAAGLEAFRRSGRLSDVERHLRRYRLRWRAGLVARDPLGIGVALGYLALKVNEVENLRRVIYGVSAGLAPGAILDDLEFAA
- a CDS encoding V-type ATP synthase subunit A, which codes for MTEDTGGKAGRIVRIAGPVVGVTGLEAVRLFDVVHVGELGLVGEVIRLAHDLAVVQVYEETAGLRVGEPVVNTGLPLVAQLGPGLLGQIYDGLQRPLTALQTLSGNFIDRGVSPFPLPQGTRWPFTPRVCTGEVVSGGDILGTVPETPAITHAVLVPPGVRGRVAHISAGDLTIDEIVAVIETDPEADGRTHEVRLRQAWPVRQPRPVRERLPARQPLVTGTRVIDAFFPVARGGTAIVPGGFGTGKTVLEQALARRADVDVVIYVGCGERGNEIADVLEEFPALEDPHTGLPLMNRTILIANTSNMPVTAREASIYTGITLGEYYRDMGYDVLLLADSTSRWGEALREISGRLEEIPGEEGYPAYLAARLSEFYERSGRVICLGSDGAEAGPEGEASGQRTGSLTLIGAVSPPGGDFSEPITQSSMTVVGALWALDYSLSRRRHFPAVSWTQSYTLYDLRRWYAANVAEDWGDLVQEAMALLQRADELQEIVQIVGPEALSEMEHLLLLAARMIQEDFLQQSSFEASDRYSPLEKTYWMLRVLLAYYHHCRAALEEGAALEQLRSLPEVAQIARVREVPPDQVIPLLKGLDERLRGSAAGGSLGV
- a CDS encoding V-type ATP synthase subunit B, encoding MKADLARPSLVTKEYRTVSQIRGPLVFIERTSEIAYHEMVEIIDPEGRVRLGRVLEVNGNHGIVQVFVGTTGLDLRATRVRFRGDVARLDVSLTMLGRVLDGTGQPIDGGPLIVPEASLDINGAPINPTVRTHPSEFIQTGISSIDGLNTLTRGQKLPIFSGAGLPANELAAQIAAQARVLGRQGQEAEPFAVVFAAIGVTHREVSFFVDQFQASGATERTVLFVNRADDPSVLRLMTARAALTAAEYLAFKHGLHVLVIMTDMTNYCEALREVAAAREEVPGRRGYPGYMYSDLASLYERAGRIRGNRGSVTQLVILTMPDDDITHPIPDLTGYITEGQIVLSRDLHRQGIYPPVDILPSLSRQMKAGIGEGKTRADHRFLADQLYALYAWGRDLRRLVAIIGEAALSAEERLILDFADRLEQRFIGQGKTNRSIDETLDLAWTLLDPLPPEMLKRIPDALIRQRRDGAGENT
- a CDS encoding V-type ATP synthase subunit D — its product is MKSISSTRMALLTRKEQIKLAEQGRELLEQKRAALMEELLRVADTVFKETETLQQVAATAQSALARANATAGVEAVRSAALASQGELPLQIGSANVMGVKVPVIEQARAIRSTLDRGYSVIGSSLTIDEAAAAFEAEVELIIHLAQSELRLRRLVAEIERTARRVNALKNILIPQLEAEAAYIQMTLNERERADHFRLKLAKRALERKRAAELS